A single genomic interval of Malania oleifera isolate guangnan ecotype guangnan chromosome 11, ASM2987363v1, whole genome shotgun sequence harbors:
- the LOC131168506 gene encoding uncharacterized protein LOC131168506, whose protein sequence is MNHKKGPAPGRREEDDVEELLRAAEDEMLLNLARDSHMSRVSPSYLHPDLDRRFRALKSPSSSSSSRKAAPKPPDPPQRPPETTVEKSDEMRRPQEEDDDLLARFVALKASLPSSSPSTAESHPRSGGSGGPDRFDRPRSDSDDADEDEVAKVIQWAIDAARLDPSPPSDDDDDHSRDRDSDSDDESDSEDEQVRREKVKKNV, encoded by the coding sequence ATGAACCACAAGAAGGGGCCAGCTCCGGGGAGGAGAGAGGAAGACGATGTGGAGGAACTGCTACGCGCCGCCGAGGACGAGATGCTTCTCAACCTCGCCCGCGACTCCCACATGTCCCGCGTCTCCCCCTCCTATCTCCACCCCGATCTGGATCGTCGATTCCGAGCCCTCAAATccccctcttcctcttcttcgTCTCGGAAGGCAGCGCCAAAACCACCAGATCCGCCGCAACGGCCACCGGAAACAACCGTAGAGAAATCCGACGAGATGCGACGACCTCAAGAAGAGGACGACGATCTCTTGGCCAGATTCGTCGCTCTCAAGGCCTCGCTCCCCTCCTCATCTCCATCCACCGCCGAATCTCATCCGCGTTCCGGCGGATCGGGCGGTCCGGATCGGTTTGATCGGCCGCGCTCCGACAGCGACGATGCTGACGAGGATGAAGTTGCGAAGGTGATCCAGTGGGCCATCGATGCCGCTCGCCTTGATCCTTCTCCCCCCTCCGACGATGACGACGATCACAGTCGCGACCGCGACAGCGACAGCGACGATGAGTCCGATAGCGAAGATGAACAAGTCAGACGTGAGAAAGTGAAGAAAAATGTGTAA